Part of the Salinimonas lutimaris genome, ACTGCGCAGCATATCTAAATCGTCACTGGCATGTTCCCCTGCCTGCTCATAGATAGCAGGCAGGCAGGCCAGACACTGGTTGACAGATTTCAGAACCATTGTAAGTTCACTAAGCAAATCACTGTGAGATGGAATAATACCATCCTGTTCTGAGCGTTCGGCCTCGGCTGCCAGAATGTGCAGGCGGGTGGCACCAATGGCTTTGGCCAGACCCTTAAGCGTGTGAACAAAGCGCAGGCGCTCGGTGTCTGCCATGCCCAAAGTCTGCTGATTGCGGGCGTAGTCCTGATACTCTCTGCTGAAGTTGCTCAGCAACTGTTGATACGCGCTGACACTACCGCCGAGCCGGGCCAGAGCAGGCTGGGTTTCAAAACCCGGCAGACTGATGGCCAGTTTTTGTTTAATTTCTGTTTGCTGCTCAATATATTCAGGGTCCGGCCGGCTGGATGAATAGTCGTGCAGAGCTTTACTGCTTAAAAATTTGCCAAGTGTTTGCTGCAATTGCGCCCGGTCAACTGGCTTAGGAATATGGGCATCCATCCCAGATTCCATGACCCGTTGTTTATCCTGAGCGGTTACTGCGGCAGACATGGCAATGATGGGAACGCTATCGCCACCAGGCAGCCCACGGATGGCAGCCGATGCTGTGTAGCCGTCCATCACCGGCATCTGTAAATCCATTAATACCAAATCAAAAACTTCAGCCTTGAATACGTCCATTGCTTCTCGTCCGTTTTCAGCAATATGGACGATAAAGCCCAGCTTACTGAGTAGTTCCGAGGCAACGTACTGATTGGTTTTGTTGTCTTCTACAACCAGTGCATGACAGGAAGGGAAATACAACGTCTGCTGATGCGACTGTGAGCTGATAGTCTGGGCTTTACGTGCTTTAAGCTCCTGAATACTGGTTTCAATGTCGCACGGTAAAAAGGGGGCAAATACCCATAATGAGGGAACATTGAGAATGACCTCACTGCCACTGCTGTCAAAGCCAGCCCGGGATCCGATAAACAACACGCCAACACGAATATCCTCGCTGTGCTGTGTTGCCAGTAAATGTCTAAGCAGCTGGCTGCGCTGGCCGTTATCCAGACCGGTAATGTCAATAATAAGAAGATCGCAGGCCGGGGGGCGGGCGTCCATTAGCTCGTCCATCGACACCGTAGTCACCGAACGGGCCTTACTGCTGGTGAGAATCTCATTCAGGCAGAATGAATTTTGGCTGTTTTCACTGCTTATCAGGCAGGTCAGTCCATCGGCACTGTCATCAGGTTTAGCGTGACGGTCAGGATCCAGTGGTATCGACAGTGTAAAACAGCTGCCTTTTCCAGGTTCACTGGTAGCGGTCAGCGCTCCTTCCAGCAACTGGGCCAGCTTGCGGCATATCGACAGACCTAGCCCGGTGCCACCAAAGCGGCGACTGATTGAGCTGTCTGCCTGCGAGAAGGCCGAAAACAGATTGTTTAACTGCGCCTCTTCGATGCCTATGCCTGTATCACTAACCGCAAACTCGTATAGCGCAATAGAGTCGTCCTGCTGCCGGGATAAACTGACCGTAACGGTGATTTCACCGGTTTCGGTAAACTTAAGTGCATTGCCTAGCAGGTTAGACAGTATCTGCCGAATACGTACACTGTCGCCAACCACATACCTGGGGACCTGATGAAGAACCTGGCAGGATAATGTCATGCCTTTTTGCTCGGCTGTGGCGCTGAATAAAGCCAGAATATCTGACAGGACCCGGAACAAGTCAAAGGGTTCTCTGGCAATAGTAAGCTTGCCGGCTTCCAGTTTTGAGTAGTCCAGCACGTCGTTGAGAATTTGCAGCAGTGAACGGGAGGAGGCATGTACTTTACTTAAGTACTCACGTTGTTTTTTCCCCATTTCCATGTCCAGCAACATTTCGGTGAGCGCCAGCACAGCATTCATCGGCGTGCGGATTTCATGACTCATGTTGGCCAGAAATTCGGATTTGGTACGGCTTGCCTGTTCCGCCTCATCCCGGGTTTTCATCAGATTTTCCTGCATACTTCGCAATGGTGTTATATCCAGAAAACTGCCCATATAATCGGTGACCCGGCCATCTTTGTCCCGTTCAAAAATCGCATCCTGGGCCATGATCCATATCCACCGGTGAGAGGCATGGCGAATTCGGTACTGTACGTGAAAGCTGCCGGTCTGACTGGCTTCCTGTCTCAGTAAATGACGGATATGCTTAACCAGACGCGGCCGGTCTTCCGGATGAATCAACGTCAACAGACCTTTGAAGCCCAGACTGTGGATATAAGCAGGGGAATAGCCACTGATGCTGGTGCATCGCTTGTTGATGTAAAGGGCACGTTGTTGTTTAAGATTGAACACATAAACGCCGGCAATCGAATAATTAATCGTGCGCTCCAGCAGCTTCTGCTGCTTGTGTAGTGCCTGCTTGGCCTGCTCGCGTTCGCTGACATCATTAAACATGACAATAAGCTGACCGACCGTACTCTGAAATACCGTGGTATCAAACCAGTGTGTGGTCTGGGAATCACCGTGCCACTTTACAATTTGCTGCCAGGGCTTACCGCCTTGTTCCGCTATATCGATACACCGGGGTATGGCCAGCCCGCCAGGGAAAAAAGGAAAGGCCTGATACGGTTCATCTGAGTCGGTGTGACTGATGAGTTTGTCAGCTGCCGGATTAGTACCGGTCAGGCAAAGTTGCCGGTTATCAAGGTTAAAGATATGCACCCCGGCCGGCATCGCATCAATAATATTTTGGGTGATCTGTTCGCTGCGGGCTGACTGCTGTTCAGCGGCTACTCTGGCCGAAATATCCTGTACCGACATCACTGCTCCGGGAATCGCTTCATCGGGCTGATTACGCAGCACAATTTCAACGGGTACAGAGCTGCCTGTTGCACTGTGGCTGTTAAGGCGCAGCGGGCCCAGGCTCGCGCCAGGCTTACTGTCGGCTAAAAAGGAGGCAACATCGGGCAGGGCAACGTCCTGGTCTGCAAATAACTGATGTACCGGGTATTGTCTGAGCGTATCTGCGTCATACCCGAAAATGCGGCAGGCCGCCGGATTGCTCAGCTCGATACAGGCGCTTTTATCAAGCACCAACACCCCGATATGGATGCTATTGGTGGACTCTCGTAAAATGGCTTCCTGTTTCCTCAGGCTGTCCAGATGCAGGCGCTTGAGCTTTTCGTCGGCGGCTTTTTGCAGGGCGATTCTTACACTTTCTGTGCTGGGTAATTGCAGAGCGACCGGAATCGTTCTATATACTACATATGCAGTAATGCATGAAACGATGGCCGTGAATAATTTGGCAAGTCCGTGGATACCATAGGCGCCGTGCCAGATAACAAAAATACTGATGACATGGGTAATACCGCACAACAGTATAAACAGGGAAAAAAGGGTGAAAATCCCTTTAAACTTTAAGTCAGTTCTGCGCTTAACAAAGTAGAACAACGCAAAAGGAATTGAAAAGTAGGCCAGCGCGATAAAAATGTCTGAAATAACATTGAGCCAGAGAATTTCCGGTTTCCACAGGTAGCAGTGCCCGTGGGGCATAAAGTCGGTTCGAAGCAGAGACGCTAACATAGTTGTCCTTTGCGCATTTCCTTATGGCTTAGTTAAGAGCATACATTCAAAAAACGCGTCTTGCCTTCTTTTCGTTGGTAATTAACTAGGAATTTGTATGTTGTCGCACCGAGCTAAAGTGTTAATTATTGATGATGATGTGACCACAATCAGAATGATGGCTGACTCACTGTCGCCAGACTACGAAGTTATTGTGGCCACCGCTGCTGAAGAGGGGTTACGTCAAGCCCGGACTGCACAACCCGATCTGATTTTACTGGACGTAATCATGCCGCAGATAAACGGCTATGATGTGTGCCGGCGCCTCAAAGCAGACGACCTGACCCTGAAAATTCCGGTTATTTTTGTGACTGCGCTGGATGCGGTTGACCAGCAAACCAAGGGCTTTGAATTAGGAGCGGTGGACTACATTACCAAGCCCATTGAGGTCGCGTTACTTCACGCCCGGGTACGAAGCCATACCCGCCTGTATCAGCAAACACTGCAACTGGAGT contains:
- a CDS encoding ATP-binding protein, with protein sequence MLASLLRTDFMPHGHCYLWKPEILWLNVISDIFIALAYFSIPFALFYFVKRRTDLKFKGIFTLFSLFILLCGITHVISIFVIWHGAYGIHGLAKLFTAIVSCITAYVVYRTIPVALQLPSTESVRIALQKAADEKLKRLHLDSLRKQEAILRESTNSIHIGVLVLDKSACIELSNPAACRIFGYDADTLRQYPVHQLFADQDVALPDVASFLADSKPGASLGPLRLNSHSATGSSVPVEIVLRNQPDEAIPGAVMSVQDISARVAAEQQSARSEQITQNIIDAMPAGVHIFNLDNRQLCLTGTNPAADKLISHTDSDEPYQAFPFFPGGLAIPRCIDIAEQGGKPWQQIVKWHGDSQTTHWFDTTVFQSTVGQLIVMFNDVSEREQAKQALHKQQKLLERTINYSIAGVYVFNLKQQRALYINKRCTSISGYSPAYIHSLGFKGLLTLIHPEDRPRLVKHIRHLLRQEASQTGSFHVQYRIRHASHRWIWIMAQDAIFERDKDGRVTDYMGSFLDITPLRSMQENLMKTRDEAEQASRTKSEFLANMSHEIRTPMNAVLALTEMLLDMEMGKKQREYLSKVHASSRSLLQILNDVLDYSKLEAGKLTIAREPFDLFRVLSDILALFSATAEQKGMTLSCQVLHQVPRYVVGDSVRIRQILSNLLGNALKFTETGEITVTVSLSRQQDDSIALYEFAVSDTGIGIEEAQLNNLFSAFSQADSSISRRFGGTGLGLSICRKLAQLLEGALTATSEPGKGSCFTLSIPLDPDRHAKPDDSADGLTCLISSENSQNSFCLNEILTSSKARSVTTVSMDELMDARPPACDLLIIDITGLDNGQRSQLLRHLLATQHSEDIRVGVLFIGSRAGFDSSGSEVILNVPSLWVFAPFLPCDIETSIQELKARKAQTISSQSHQQTLYFPSCHALVVEDNKTNQYVASELLSKLGFIVHIAENGREAMDVFKAEVFDLVLMDLQMPVMDGYTASAAIRGLPGGDSVPIIAMSAAVTAQDKQRVMESGMDAHIPKPVDRAQLQQTLGKFLSSKALHDYSSSRPDPEYIEQQTEIKQKLAISLPGFETQPALARLGGSVSAYQQLLSNFSREYQDYARNQQTLGMADTERLRFVHTLKGLAKAIGATRLHILAAEAERSEQDGIIPSHSDLLSELTMVLKSVNQCLACLPAIYEQAGEHASDDLDMLRSRLIAHSYLRESDTEAWRDALTRQYGEQKTAQIVGLIGQLKYAEALTLMD